A region of Gottschalkia purinilytica DNA encodes the following proteins:
- a CDS encoding YidC/Oxa1 family membrane protein insertase, with translation MIDLFAKPLGLLLKFVYDTSVSIGLDFKYLSAYAVAIIVATIIFKLLLLPLNIKQAKSMKNLQVVQPKLQELQKKYKNDPQTLNEKTLELYKQYNVNPLGGCLPLLIQFPILIAYFRVMQQPVKYVFGNQALFDQINKAFLWIKDIALQPTAIVNGVSNDLQIAGITIPIIAILSALTTYLSSKMMSAQNQQGSSGQNQQAQATQKTMTIVMPIMFLVFGYTYPVGFTLYWTVSNIFQIVQQYFTNKTIVNLKGESS, from the coding sequence ATGATAGATTTATTTGCAAAACCACTAGGTCTTTTACTTAAATTTGTATATGATACATCTGTAAGTATAGGCTTAGACTTTAAGTATTTATCGGCTTATGCTGTTGCTATAATTGTAGCTACAATTATATTTAAGTTACTATTATTACCACTCAACATTAAACAAGCCAAATCTATGAAAAATCTTCAAGTTGTACAACCAAAGCTACAGGAATTACAGAAAAAATATAAGAATGATCCTCAGACTTTAAATGAAAAAACACTTGAATTATATAAACAATATAATGTAAATCCATTAGGAGGATGTTTACCGCTGTTAATTCAATTTCCTATCCTTATCGCATACTTTAGAGTTATGCAACAACCTGTAAAATATGTATTTGGAAATCAAGCTTTATTTGATCAAATAAATAAAGCATTTCTTTGGATAAAGGATATAGCTCTTCAACCTACAGCGATAGTTAATGGAGTTTCTAATGATTTACAGATAGCTGGAATTACTATACCAATTATAGCTATATTATCGGCACTTACAACTTATTTATCTAGTAAAATGATGTCAGCACAGAATCAACAAGGATCTTCAGGACAAAATCAGCAAGCTCAAGCTACTCAGAAGACAATGACTATAGTTATGCCTATAATGTTCTTAGTCTTTGGATATACTTATCCTGTAGGATTTACTCTATATTGGACAGTATCCAATATATTCCAAATAGTACAACAGTATTTTACTAATAAGACTATAGTAAACCTTAAGGGGGAATCTAGTTAA
- the jag gene encoding RNA-binding cell elongation regulator Jag/EloR encodes MKSVVKTAKTVEDAINLALAELGVEREDISIEILEEPAKRFFGLMGNKDAKIKVTVTNDPITLSEKFLKEVFEKMNIKADANINRDGQDLFVDIININSVDKGIIIGKRGITLDSLQYLLSLMINKNREKYIRVLIDTENYREKREETLIKLAKKLARTVKTSRRPIRLEPMNPYERRIIHSALQNDSGIVTYSEGEEPFRRIVIQAK; translated from the coding sequence ATGAAGTCTGTAGTTAAAACAGCTAAGACTGTTGAAGATGCTATAAATTTGGCATTGGCTGAACTAGGTGTAGAGAGAGAAGATATAAGTATAGAAATCCTTGAAGAGCCGGCTAAAAGATTTTTTGGACTTATGGGAAATAAGGATGCTAAAATAAAAGTTACAGTAACAAATGATCCTATAACTTTATCAGAGAAATTCTTAAAAGAAGTATTTGAAAAAATGAATATAAAAGCTGATGCTAATATAAATAGAGATGGACAAGATCTCTTCGTAGATATAATAAACATAAATAGTGTAGACAAAGGAATTATAATAGGGAAAAGAGGAATTACGTTAGATTCTTTACAGTATTTATTAAGCTTAATGATAAATAAAAATAGAGAAAAATACATTAGAGTTCTGATAGATACAGAGAATTATAGAGAAAAGAGAGAAGAGACTTTAATAAAATTAGCAAAAAAACTTGCTAGAACTGTTAAAACATCAAGAAGACCTATAAGACTAGAACCTATGAATCCATATGAAAGAAGAATAATTCATTCAGCTTTACAAAATGATTCTGGTATAGTGACTTATAGTGAAGGTGAAGAACCGTTTAGGAGAATTGTAATACAAGCTAAATAA
- the yidD gene encoding membrane protein insertion efficiency factor YidD — protein MRTIAVAIIKFYQRFISPMKPKSCRFYPTCSEYSIQAINKYGIIKGGFMSLKRILKCNPFNPGGHDPLK, from the coding sequence ATGAGAACTATAGCTGTGGCTATTATAAAGTTTTATCAAAGATTTATTTCTCCTATGAAACCAAAATCTTGTAGATTTTATCCTACGTGTTCTGAATACTCTATTCAGGCTATAAATAAATATGGAATAATAAAAGGCGGTTTTATGAGCCTAAAAAGAATTTTAAAGTGTAACCCATTTAACCCAGGAGGACATGATCCTTTAAAATAG